AATCATGCTGAGTGTGCTCGACAGGTCCGTCCTGTATATTGAGCTTCCACAGCGTGATGAACTGCGTGCGAGAATGTTGAAGGCAATGCTGATGGCATTGAAATATAAATAATATCAAAGCAGATAAAGAGGTGAGGGCATGATCTGCCAAGAGTGTAATCAAAGGCCGGCAACGCTGCACTTCACGAATTATTCAAATGGAGAAAAAACGGAACTGCACTTGTGTGAGATATGCGCACAAGAAAAAGGCGAACTGTTTATGATGAACAACAGCCCTGTTTTTTCGATCAATAACCTGCTTGCCGGATTGTTGAATATGGAACCTGCTTTTACGGAACAGAAAAAGGAAGCCTTTGACGCTGAGCAAGTTGCCAAGTGCCCGCAATGTTCGATGACGTTTCCACAGTTTGTGAAAGTAGGGAGGTTTGGCTGTGCGACTTGCTATGATGCTTTTCGCGAACAGTTGACCCCGATTGTAAGGAGACTCCATAGTGGTAATTCCATGCATAATGGGAAAATCCCTAAAAGAATTGGCAGCGACCTTCATTTAAGGAAAACAATCGATCAGCTTAAGCAAAATTTGAAGAACCTGATTTCAGCAGAGGAATTTGAGAAAGCTGCTGAGACGCGGGACCAGATCAGGGAACTTGAAAGGAAATTGTCAGCAGGTCAAGAGGGAGGGGAGTAGCCATGTCATTGGAGAAGTTTATCAATCAGGCTGTCAGCTCCTGGATGAGTGATGATGGTCCTGATTCAGATATCGTCCTTAGCTCTCGCATCCGCTTCGCAAGAAACCTTGATGAATATAATTTTCCGACGCTGTTCACCAATGGAGAGGCAGAAGTAGTAGTAGGTACGATTATGGAACGTGCCAATAATACATCACCAGCTACCTTTGGTCAGTTGGAAATGATTAAAATGGGTGAAATTCCACCTTTGCAGAAAAGGGTGTTAGTCGAGAAGCATTTGATTAGTCCGAATCTAGCAGAAAACTCGGTTCATGGTGCCGTCTTACTATCTGACAATGAAGAAGTGAGCATCATGATCAATGAGGAAGACCACATCAGGATTCAATGTTTATTCCCAGGCTTCCAGCTAAGTGAAGCTCTACAGGCTGCCAATGAAATCGATGACTGGCTCGAGGAATATGTTAATTATGCGTTTGATGAGAAGTTCGGCTATTTGACCAGCTGTCCGACCAATGTAGGCACCGGCCTAAGGGCTTCGGTGATGATGCACCTGCCTGGTCTTGTTTTAACACAGCAAATGAACCGTATTGTCCCGGCGATTAACCAGCTTGGTTTGGTGGTAAGAGGTATTTACGGCGAGGGCAGTGAAGCGCTCGGCAATATTTTTCAAATTTCGAACCAAATTACACTTGGAAAGTCGGAAGAGGACATTGTGGATGATTTGAAAAGTGTCGTAAGCCAGATTATATCTCAGGAAAGGTCGGCCCGGGAAGCATTAGCTAAGACTTCGAACATACAATTAGAAGACAGAGTGTTTCGGTCATATGGAACACTTGCCAACAGCAGAATCATCGAAACGAAGGAAGCCGCCCGCTGTCTATCTGATTTACGGCTTGGAATAGATATGGGTTTTATAAAAAATATTTCAAAATCGATTTTGAATGAATTGATGATATTAACTCAGCCTGGGTTTTTACAGCAATATGCGGGAGGACCCTTAAGACCGAATGAACGGGATATCCGCAGGGCTGCTTTAATAAGAGAACGTTTGAAAATGGAAACAAAAGACGAGTCAGGAGGATGATCTTATGATGTTTGGACGATTTACCGAGAGGGCACAAAAAGTATTGGCACTCGCACAGGAAGAGGCAATTCGCCTTGGACATAACAATATCGGCACAGAACACATCTTACTTGGCCTTGTGCGTGAAGGTGAGGGCATTGCGGCAAAGGCGCTTTACGGACTTGGTCTTGGAGCAGAGAAAATCCAGAAGGAAGTTGAAAACCTGATTGGCCGCGGCCAGGAAACTTCCCAGACAATCCACTATACTCCAAGGGCTAAGAAGGTCATCGAGCTTTCAATGGATGAGGCAAGGAAGTTGGGCCATTCTTATGTTGGAACTGAACATATCCTGCTCGGATTAATCCGTGAGGGAGAGGGCGTGGCTGCAAGAGTACTGAACAACCTTGGAGTCAGTCTCAACAAGGCCCGACAGCAGGTTCTTCAGTTGCTTGGAAGCAATGAAACTTCCGGACATCAGGGAGGAGGAGCGGCAAATGCCAACACTCCGACACTTGATAGCCTTGCAAGAGATTTAACAGCTATCGCAAGGGAAGGCAGCCTTGACCCGGTCATCGGCCGCAGCAAGGAAATCCAGCGTGTTATCGAAGTGTTAAGCCGCCGTACTAAGAACAACCCGGTATTAATTGGAGAGCCTGGTGTAGGTAAAACAGCTATTGCTGAAGGACTGGCACAGCAAATCGTCAATAATGAGGTACCGGAAATCCTTCGTGACAAGCGCGTCATGACTCTTGATATGGGAACTGTTGTTGCAGGAACTAAGTACCGCGGTGAATTTGAGGATCGCCTGAAAAAGGTCATGGATGAAATCCGCCAGGCCGGAAATATCATTCTTTTCATCGATGAGCTTCATACACTGATTGGTGCCGGCGGAGCAGAGGGTGCGATTGACGCTTCCAATATCCTGAAGCCTTCATTGGCGCGTGGTGAACTGCAATGTATCGGCGCGACCACACTTGATGAGTACCGTAAATACATTGAAAAGGATGCTGCGCTAGAACGACGTTTCCAGCCGATTACTGTAGATGAGCCGACTGCGGAAGAGTCAGTCCAAATTTTAAAAGGGCTTCGTGACCGCTATGAAGCTCACCATAGAGTATCGATTACGGATGCGGCAATAGATGCGGCAGTGAAATTATCTGACCGTTACATCTCTGACCGTTTCCTTCCGGATAAAGCGATTGACCTAATTGATGAAGCTGGTTCGAAGGTTCGCCTGCGTTCCTATACAACTCCGCCTAACCTTAAGGAGCTTGAGGTGAAGCTAGAGGAAGTACGCAAGGAAAAGGATGCTTCTGTACAAAGCCAGGAGTTTGAAAAGGCTGCTTCATTAAGAGATACAGAACAGCGTCTTCGTGAACAGCTAGAAAATACGAAGAAGTCATGGAAAGAAAAGCAGGGTAAGGAAAACAGTGAGGTGACAGTAGAAGATATCGCACATGTGGTATCCAGCTGGACGAATATCCCTGTTTCTAAGCTCGCGCAAACAGAAACAGATAAACTGCTGAACCTGGAGGAAATCCTTCACTCACGTGTCATAGGCCAGGATGAAGCTGTTAAGGCGGTTTCCAAGGCAGTAAGACGTGCGCGTGCAGGTTTGAAGGATCCGAAACGTCCGATTGGTTCATTCATCTTCCTTGGGCCAACAGGTGTTGGTAAAACGGAATTGGCAAGAGCTTTGGCAGAGTCGATGTTTGGAGATGAAGATGCAATGATTCGCGTCGATATGTCCGAGTATATGGAGAAGCATTCGACATCTCGTCTTGTTGGTTCACCTCCGGGCTATGTTGGATATGATGAAGGCGGCCAGCTGACTGAGAAGGTCCGCAGAAAGCCATATTCCGTCATATTGCTGGATGAAATTGAAAAAGCGCATCCGGATGTGTTCAACATTTTGCTGCAGGTACTCGAGGATGGTCGTTTGACTGACTCCAAGGGCCGAACAGTCGATTTCCGCAATACGATTATGATCCTGACATCCAATGTCGGAGCAGAAGCGTTAAAACGGAATAAGTATGTTGGCTTCAATATCCAGGATGGCGAACAGGATTACAAAGATATGAAGGGCAAGGTGATGGAAGAGCTGAAAAAGGCGTTCCGTCCTGAGTTCTTGAACCGTATCGATGAGATCATCGTCTTCCATGCTCTTGAAAAGCCACATCTGAAAGAAATCGTGACATTGATGTCTGATCAGCTTGTGAAGCGTTTGAGTGAACAGGAAATCACGCTTGAGCTGACAGAAGCGGCAAAAGAGAAAATATCCGAGGAAGGCTACGATCCAGAATATGGCGCACGTCCTTTGCGCAGGGCAATCCAGAAGCATATCGAAGACCAGCTGTCTGAAGAATTGCTGAAAGGAACCGTCCTCACTGGGCAAAATGTTGTCATTGATGTAGAAAATGGCGAGTTCGTCGTCAAGACACCAGAAGGATCGGCAAAAGCTTAAAATGGCTTAACATGTTAACAAAAGGGGTATACGTACTAAAATACGTGTACCCCTTTTTTCTAAAAAATCTTTTCATAATCATTGTTGGTTTCTCAAGTTCATTGTTGCAAGAACCCAATTGAATGCGGATTCGAAGATGTATTCAATTGCACCAGAACAACCTTTCTTAAATAGTTGGAATTACAGCATCTAAATATGAACATAATTAAATTGAACAAGTAAAAATTGTTGTTGCTTAACCTCAAAACACCCCGGAAGAAAAAATCACATATGTACTTCAGTCGCTATCATTTCTATTATTACTTGATTGGCTTTATTATAAAGATAATAACTTTTTTTATTGAGAGGCTAAGAAAATGGCGAAAAGAAAAACGAAATTCATGTGCCAGGAATGCGGCTATGAATCTCCCAAATGGATGGGGAAATGTCCGGGATGCGGACAATGGAATAAGATGGTCGAGGAAGTGGAGAGCACTGGCTCGACAAGAAGAGGAGCTTTTGCCAATACAGGAAATACGGGTGTTGCCGCAAAGGCTACTCCGATCACCAGTATTGAAACAATCAGCGAGCCGCGGATTACGACAGACTTGAATGAGTTGAACCGCGTACTTGGCGGCGGCGTTGTCAGGGGATCGCTTGTGTTGATTGGCGGAGACCCTGGTATCGGTAAATCAACACTATTGCTTCAGGTATCTTACCAGCTGGCCAAAAAGGCTCATTCAGTCCTTTATATTTCAGGTGAGGAGTCAATGAGGCAAACAAAGCTGCGCGCAGATCGCCTTGGAGTAACATCGGAAAACCTGCTCGTTTATTCGGAAACAAATCTTCATGAAATCAGCCTGACAATTGAAAATACCAAACCGGATTTTGTCATTGTGGACTCAATTCAAACCATTTTCCACCCGGAAGTGACCTCTGCTCCGGGGAGTGTGTCACAGGTAAGGGAATGTACAGCCGAGTTAATGAGGATTGCTAAAACAAAGGGAATTGCGATTTTCATCGTCGGCCATGTCACGAAGGAAGGCTCTATCGCCGGACCAAGGCTGCTGGAGCATATGGTTGATACAGTTCTTTATTTTGAAGGTGAGAGACACCATACGTATAGAATCCTCCGTGCCGTCAAAAACCGTTTCGGGTCGACGAATGAAATGGGTATCTTCGAGATGAAGGAAGTAGGTCTTGAAGAAGTGGCAAACCCTTCGGAGATTTTTTTAGAGGAAAGATCCCAGGGTGCTTCAGGTTCAACGGTCGTGGCCTCGATGGAAGGAACGCGGCCTGTATTGGTTGAAATCCAGGCGCTGATCTCGCCAACGAGTTTTGGGAATCCAAGGCGGATGGCTACTGGAATCGACCATAACCGCGTTTCGCTGCTGATGGCGGTGCTGGAGAAGCGTGTTGGGTTGTTGTTGGCTAACCAGGATGCTTATTTGAAGGTTGCCGGCGGAGTGAAGCTAGACGAACCGGCGATTGACCTTGCGGTGGCGGTCAGCATTGCTTCGAGCTTCAGGGATAAACCGACCCGCGCCTCCGATTGTATTATCGGTGAGGTGGGCCTGACCGGAGAAGTCAGGAGGGTCTCGAGGATCGAACAACGCGTCCAGGAAGCGGCGAAGCTTGGCTTTGAAAGAATTATTTTACCGGAGAATAATCTTGGCGGATGGACTCCACCACGGGGAGTGGAGCTTATCGGGGTATCATCTGTCAGCCATGCATTAAAAGTCACCTTGGGAGGTTGATGGATTGGAACATAGAGGGCTTGAAGAAAAAGGGTTAGGTGAAATCCTTCAATTTATCGCTCCAGGTACGCCCCTAAGGGATGGAATCGATAATGTGCTCCGGGCCAAGACAGGCGGTTTGATTGTGTTTGGATACAATGAAAAAGTTAAAAATCTGGTTGATGGCGGCTTTGAAATCAACTGCAGGTTCAGCCCTAGCTATCTCTATGAATTGGCGAAGATGGATGGCGCGATCATCCTAAATGAGACTGGAAGCAAAATCTTATTCGCCAACGCCCAGTTAGCTCCTGATACGGGAGTACCTTCTACCGAAACAGGGATGAGGCACAGGACAGCAGAACGTGTGGCGAGGCAGACAAAGGCACTAGTCATCGCGATATCCCAGCGAAGGAACGTCATTACCCTGTACCAGGGACACCTGCGCTATGCCTTGAAGGAGATCGGTGTCATCTTGACTAAGGCGAACCAGGCAATCCAGACGCTGGAAAAGTATAAAGTCGTCCTTGAACAAAGCATTACCAATCTGGGAATCCTCGAATTTGAGGATCTTGTTACCTATAATGACTTGCTTCAGGTTATCCATCGCTTTGAAATGGTACTGAGAATCAAGACGGAGCTTTTGACGTATTTGAGCGAGCTCGGACTGGAAGGGCGGCTGATCCGCCTGCAAATGCAGGAACTTTTATCTGAAATGGAAAGAGAAGCATTGCTTGTCATCAAAGATTATTCAGCAGCATCGGAAGTGAAGGCAGAAGATGTGATGGCTCGTTTCCAGGAGCTTTCGAAGGCCGGAGTCATCGAGGATTCTACCATCCTCAAGCTTCTTGGTCATCAGGGATATGTGCATATGGATGAATTCATCTGTCCTCGAGGATACCGGATGCTGAATAAGATTCCGCGTCTGCCGATGATCATTATCGAAAACTTGATCAAGCGTTTTGGCAAATTCACGAATATGATTTCAGCAACCGTAGAAGAGTTGGATGACGTTGAAGGTATTGGTGAAGTAAGAGCCCGGAAAATCAAAGAAGGCTTCAAACTCATTAGGGACCAGCTGATGGCAGACCGTCAAATGTAATCCCAGACATTGGCGGACTGCTTTTAATTGACACTATCATGACCCGGTGCTACTTTAAAGATGAGATTTACTCCTATAGAGATTATGGCAATCTTGCTGTTTGTCATTTTAATTGTACAAATTACGTAACCTTTGCCATGGTAAAATCGTATAATCATTTGGATGATTAAAATAGCTATGTTTAAAGAAAATGTTTTAATTACTAGGGTTTCAAAATTTGGAAGTTGTTTATAATGAGTAAAAGGAGGTGAAAGGATGTTAAGACGTATCATTCAAGCCTGCTTCCTGATCATTGGGGGAACGCTTGGTATATTCTTAATTCCTGATTTATTATCATTAATGAACGCGGGAGACATGACTCTCATCAATAATCCTTATGTTACTGCTGTTTTGGGCGCACTTATTTTTTATCTTCTTACTTTTTGGGCCGTAGATCCTGTGACCAATTTTGTGAAGTGGGCTGAAGAGTCGCTGATCAAGGCACCAATTACTGATGTCCTCTTCGGCAGTGTCGGCCTATTCTTTGGTTTGCTGGTGGCATTTTTAGTTGGATTTGCCCTAAATGCAATCCAGGTGCCTGTTGTGAATACAGTTGCACCGACGCTCCTGACACTTTTATTTGGTTACCTTGGATTCCAGGTAGGTTTCAAAAAGCGTGATGAACTGCTTGGTTTATTTTCAAAGTCGAAGAAAAAAGGCACTGAAGAAGAGACGGAAAAAGAAAGTCGTGCAAGAGAGTGGAAGATACTCGATACAAGTGTGATTATTGATGGCAGGGTTGCTGATATCTGCCAGACTGGGTTCCTTGAAGGCACCATCGTAATCCCGCAATTTGTCCTGGAAGAATTACAGCATATCGCTGATTCATCTGACGTGTTGAAGCGCAATCGCGGACGCCGCGGATTGGACATCCTTAACCGGATACAAAAGGAACTTAAGATTAAGGTTGAAATTTATGAAGGTGATTTTGAAGACATACAGGAAGTTGACAGCAAGCTGGTGAAGCTGGCAAAGCTGACAAATGGTGTTGTCGTCACGAATGATTTCAACCTGAACAAAGTATGTGAATTGCAGAAGGTTGCTGTGCTTAATATTAATGACCTGGCCAATGCGGTAAAACCAGTTGTCCTTCCAGGAGAAGAATTGAGTATCCAGGTAATCAAGGATGGCAAGGAACATAACCAGGGCATTGCGTACCTGGATGATGGCACCATGATCGTAGTCGAAGAAGGCCGCGATTATATCGGAAAGCGTATCGATGTGCTCGTAACAAGTGTGTTGCAAACATCAGCCGGCAGGATGATTTTTGCAAAGCCAAAACTGTTGGAAAAAAGCATAATCAGTTGATCCATCCCCGGATGGACCAAGCCTGTATGGGCAGTTGATTCCCGCTTCCTTCATGAATTCCTTGAAGGCGTGAAGCAGGAACTCGACTGCCCGTTCATATGTAAAAGTGTGTATGAATAAGGTTAGTTGCTTTATTTTGTGGATTTTTCAACTTGAAATGTTGAATGAGTAGAAAAATAGATGGGAGTTTTCGTCATGACTTATCAGGTCATTATTCCAGCTGCGGGTCAGGGAAAGAGAATGGGAGCAGGGAAAAACAAGTTGCTGCTGACTTTGGAAGGCGTCCCGATTCTGATTCATACACTTAGGGTGTTTGAAGCAGATGATGATTGCTCTGGCATCATTCTCGCCATCAACCCGAGTGATGAACAACAGTTCAAGTCTTTATTGAAAGAGTACGGTATACATAAGGTTTCTTCGTTTGTCACTGGCGGCAAGGAACGCCAGGACAGTGTTTATAACGGACTGATGGCAGTCCATTCCTTGGATGGGATCGTGCTAGTCCATGATGCTGCTCGTCCATTCATCAAAATAGAAACCATACGCAATCTTGTAGATGCTGCAAGCAAGGATGG
The sequence above is drawn from the Mesobacillus boroniphilus genome and encodes:
- a CDS encoding UvrB/UvrC motif-containing protein, with translation MICQECNQRPATLHFTNYSNGEKTELHLCEICAQEKGELFMMNNSPVFSINNLLAGLLNMEPAFTEQKKEAFDAEQVAKCPQCSMTFPQFVKVGRFGCATCYDAFREQLTPIVRRLHSGNSMHNGKIPKRIGSDLHLRKTIDQLKQNLKNLISAEEFEKAAETRDQIRELERKLSAGQEGGE
- a CDS encoding protein arginine kinase gives rise to the protein MSLEKFINQAVSSWMSDDGPDSDIVLSSRIRFARNLDEYNFPTLFTNGEAEVVVGTIMERANNTSPATFGQLEMIKMGEIPPLQKRVLVEKHLISPNLAENSVHGAVLLSDNEEVSIMINEEDHIRIQCLFPGFQLSEALQAANEIDDWLEEYVNYAFDEKFGYLTSCPTNVGTGLRASVMMHLPGLVLTQQMNRIVPAINQLGLVVRGIYGEGSEALGNIFQISNQITLGKSEEDIVDDLKSVVSQIISQERSAREALAKTSNIQLEDRVFRSYGTLANSRIIETKEAARCLSDLRLGIDMGFIKNISKSILNELMILTQPGFLQQYAGGPLRPNERDIRRAALIRERLKMETKDESGG
- the clpC gene encoding ATP-dependent protease ATP-binding subunit ClpC; this encodes MMFGRFTERAQKVLALAQEEAIRLGHNNIGTEHILLGLVREGEGIAAKALYGLGLGAEKIQKEVENLIGRGQETSQTIHYTPRAKKVIELSMDEARKLGHSYVGTEHILLGLIREGEGVAARVLNNLGVSLNKARQQVLQLLGSNETSGHQGGGAANANTPTLDSLARDLTAIAREGSLDPVIGRSKEIQRVIEVLSRRTKNNPVLIGEPGVGKTAIAEGLAQQIVNNEVPEILRDKRVMTLDMGTVVAGTKYRGEFEDRLKKVMDEIRQAGNIILFIDELHTLIGAGGAEGAIDASNILKPSLARGELQCIGATTLDEYRKYIEKDAALERRFQPITVDEPTAEESVQILKGLRDRYEAHHRVSITDAAIDAAVKLSDRYISDRFLPDKAIDLIDEAGSKVRLRSYTTPPNLKELEVKLEEVRKEKDASVQSQEFEKAASLRDTEQRLREQLENTKKSWKEKQGKENSEVTVEDIAHVVSSWTNIPVSKLAQTETDKLLNLEEILHSRVIGQDEAVKAVSKAVRRARAGLKDPKRPIGSFIFLGPTGVGKTELARALAESMFGDEDAMIRVDMSEYMEKHSTSRLVGSPPGYVGYDEGGQLTEKVRRKPYSVILLDEIEKAHPDVFNILLQVLEDGRLTDSKGRTVDFRNTIMILTSNVGAEALKRNKYVGFNIQDGEQDYKDMKGKVMEELKKAFRPEFLNRIDEIIVFHALEKPHLKEIVTLMSDQLVKRLSEQEITLELTEAAKEKISEEGYDPEYGARPLRRAIQKHIEDQLSEELLKGTVLTGQNVVIDVENGEFVVKTPEGSAKA
- the radA gene encoding DNA repair protein RadA is translated as MAKRKTKFMCQECGYESPKWMGKCPGCGQWNKMVEEVESTGSTRRGAFANTGNTGVAAKATPITSIETISEPRITTDLNELNRVLGGGVVRGSLVLIGGDPGIGKSTLLLQVSYQLAKKAHSVLYISGEESMRQTKLRADRLGVTSENLLVYSETNLHEISLTIENTKPDFVIVDSIQTIFHPEVTSAPGSVSQVRECTAELMRIAKTKGIAIFIVGHVTKEGSIAGPRLLEHMVDTVLYFEGERHHTYRILRAVKNRFGSTNEMGIFEMKEVGLEEVANPSEIFLEERSQGASGSTVVASMEGTRPVLVEIQALISPTSFGNPRRMATGIDHNRVSLLMAVLEKRVGLLLANQDAYLKVAGGVKLDEPAIDLAVAVSIASSFRDKPTRASDCIIGEVGLTGEVRRVSRIEQRVQEAAKLGFERIILPENNLGGWTPPRGVELIGVSSVSHALKVTLGG
- the disA gene encoding DNA integrity scanning diadenylate cyclase DisA codes for the protein MEHRGLEEKGLGEILQFIAPGTPLRDGIDNVLRAKTGGLIVFGYNEKVKNLVDGGFEINCRFSPSYLYELAKMDGAIILNETGSKILFANAQLAPDTGVPSTETGMRHRTAERVARQTKALVIAISQRRNVITLYQGHLRYALKEIGVILTKANQAIQTLEKYKVVLEQSITNLGILEFEDLVTYNDLLQVIHRFEMVLRIKTELLTYLSELGLEGRLIRLQMQELLSEMEREALLVIKDYSAASEVKAEDVMARFQELSKAGVIEDSTILKLLGHQGYVHMDEFICPRGYRMLNKIPRLPMIIIENLIKRFGKFTNMISATVEELDDVEGIGEVRARKIKEGFKLIRDQLMADRQM
- a CDS encoding PIN/TRAM domain-containing protein, with the translated sequence MLRRIIQACFLIIGGTLGIFLIPDLLSLMNAGDMTLINNPYVTAVLGALIFYLLTFWAVDPVTNFVKWAEESLIKAPITDVLFGSVGLFFGLLVAFLVGFALNAIQVPVVNTVAPTLLTLLFGYLGFQVGFKKRDELLGLFSKSKKKGTEEETEKESRAREWKILDTSVIIDGRVADICQTGFLEGTIVIPQFVLEELQHIADSSDVLKRNRGRRGLDILNRIQKELKIKVEIYEGDFEDIQEVDSKLVKLAKLTNGVVVTNDFNLNKVCELQKVAVLNINDLANAVKPVVLPGEELSIQVIKDGKEHNQGIAYLDDGTMIVVEEGRDYIGKRIDVLVTSVLQTSAGRMIFAKPKLLEKSIIS
- the ispD gene encoding 2-C-methyl-D-erythritol 4-phosphate cytidylyltransferase, whose translation is MTYQVIIPAAGQGKRMGAGKNKLLLTLEGVPILIHTLRVFEADDDCSGIILAINPSDEQQFKSLLKEYGIHKVSSFVTGGKERQDSVYNGLMAVHSLDGIVLVHDAARPFIKIETIRNLVDAASKDGGSIVAVPVKDTIKKAANSMVAETVERSSLWAVQTPQAFRVSVLLEAHNKAMREQFIGTDESSLVERIPHPVSIIEGDYDNIKLTTPEDLYFAEAILRKRKESGV